A stretch of DNA from Staphylococcus equorum:
AACCTATGGTAGCAGCGCCAGCGATTGCAATTAAAATATAAATAACAAATATATTAACATCTTTACCTAAAGACAATAGAGATAAAGAAATAGCGCCAGCAATGTATAATGGCACAAGTAGTTTTTTGGAACCAAATTTGTCACATAGTTTTCCGATTATAAGTGTTCCTACGATTGCTCCAACTTGTAATACGATTAAAAACATTAAACTAGAATTTAATTCATATCCTGCTCGCATCATTAAATTTGGTAACCATGTATTTAAACCAAAAATCATTAATAAACAGCAAAAGAAAGTTAACCAAAATAAGACTGTACTGAGCGCCCTGTTTTCTTTAAATAAGTCCATTAAAGGCACTTTAGTAGTAGAAACTTCGATATCTTTTATCGTATCGTTCATTGATATGTTAAGTTTTGGATCAATTTTTCTTAATGTATTTACTGCTTCTTTTTTCCTATTAGTACGATTTAAATAACTAAACGTCTCAGGTAATTGCTTAAGTAAAAACGGTAGTGCAAATATAGGTAAAATTGCCACCCAAAAGATTGAGCGCCAACCTCCGATAGGCATTAATGTTAACCCTAACACTGGTGCAAGAATACCACCAATTGAGTAGCCACATAACACTATTGAAACGACAAGGTTTTTCATTTATTTCAAGACAAAAAAGATGGCCAATGTTTGATCGTAAGCCGATTGATAAATGGTCAGAAGGTAACTTTACATTAATTGGTGACGCCGCACACCCAATGTTACAATATCTTGCTCAAGGTGCATGCCAAGCTTTAGAAGATGCATCATTCATGGCTGATATGTTAGAAAAACATGAAACGAATTATGAAAAGGCATTTACAGAATTTGAAGAAGAGCGTAAACCACGCACGACATTTGTACAAGAAAATGCACGTGTATGGGGCGAAATCATACATGGTAAAAATAAAGTAAATAATCTATTAAGAAACGCAATTTTGAAAGCGCGTACAGAACATGATTATCAATATGTAGACCAATATCATGGTGGGCATTTTCAAAGTGAAGAAGTAAGTCATTAAAAGAATTCATAAATTGAGCTATAAAGCATCTATATTGTAGATGCTTTATAGCTCTTTTTAATTCTCATGAAATTTAAAATGTTTATTCTTTGTAATAAACAAATTGACTCGTTGTCGCGAGTAAATTTCCGTCATAACTCCATATTTCTCCAGTTTGGTCAAAGAAGCCATCATAGAATTTAAGTGCACGTGTATGGCCTAAGACTTCTCGATTACCATTCATTTTAAGTGTTTCTGAATCAGCATGAAAATAAATAGTAAGCGAAACTGTTCCAATAGGTACCATTTTTTCACGACGTACCCAAATACGTGGAAAGAAAGCATCACATATTGAAGTAAGTGAGAGAAAATCAAGGTTTCTCTTTGGATTGTCTTGTATCCATTGAAGTGTCGTAGAATCATGAGCATTGTTAGATTGTGTTTGTGATAATGCGAGTGGTGCCCCTTTGATAATTCGTATATCATAATTCTGTAACCAAGGTGGTGCACCCTCTATTGATGGAAGCGCAACATTTTCAGCAGCTGGTACATTAGGGAACGCTATCTCGGTAGTAGACCAAGTATCTCGTCGTTGAGCAGTAACAGCCGTTCCAGTAATAACAGTTTTAGCATTTTGAGAAAGCACAATATACCAATGCTGAGTGGATCGATTTGTTCGAGTAGGTGTTGCTTTAATATTAAAATCGCCATCAGCTACAGGTGCTGCGTAGTTAATAGTTAACGCAGCTGGTTCTCCTAATCGTTCTGGATGTTCTAAGACAGCACGAAGCAACGTAGATGCAATAACGCCACCAAACGGTCCAATCATATTGGCATACTTTTCGGACGTATGGCCTTTATAAACACCCGGCGTTTCTTCAGTTAGTTGTGTAGCTTTATCAAATGGATGATTCTGTCCCATAGTAAATCCCCCCAAATATTACAATTAATTATCGTTTATACATACATAGTATAACCTGTTTTAGTTGGTTTAAGCATTGATTTTAAGCAATACCTAAAATGATAAAGGCTGAGGTTATATTTCAAAATTGTTTTTAATACTGAATATTTTATTACTATCTTAATATGACTTTTAAAATATTAACATCCGATTCTGAAAAGTATAAAAAAAATAAATTATTGTTTAATTATTCTTAATTATCTGATAATATAAAATTAGTTTGTAAACGTTTTCAATTAAGGGGGATTAAGATGAAAAGATGGGGGATATTAATTATCATTTTTTCAGTTGTACTAGCAAGTTGTGGTAAAGAAAATAATTCGAGTGCATCGGATAAACAATTTCCCAATGAAACGATAGAAATCGTTGCGCCAGCTTCTCCAGGAGGCGGTTGGGATACTACAGCACGTGCGATACAAAAAATTATGATTGATGAAGACTTAACTAAACAAAATGTTAATGTGATTAATAAACCTGGAGGTGGCGGAGAAGTAGGCTGGCAATATTTAAAATCACGTTCGCCGAATACGATTTCTATCAACTCAAGTTTATTATTATCTAACAAGGAATTGGGATTAAGTGATTTAGGTACAGATGACTTTACACCTATTGCAATTTTAGCAACAGAGTGGATTAGTTTAACAGCATCTAATCAATCTAATTTAAGTTCTGGTAAAGAAGTGATGGAAAAGCTAAAAAAAGATCCAGAATCCTTAACCATAGGTGTTGCACCAGGTTTAGGTAACAATGACCACTTAGCTTTTGTACAGGCAGCTAAGGAATATGGCGTCGATGTAGATAAAATCGATTTCCTTGTATATAAAAGTGGAGGAGATTTGCAAACCGCTTTATTAGGTGGACATGTAGATGTTGCTTCTACTGCTGTCTCTGAAGTAAAAGAACAACACCAAACTGGAAAATTAAAAATGTTAGCAGTAACATCTGATAAACCGGTTGAA
This window harbors:
- a CDS encoding MFS transporter, which translates into the protein MKNLVVSIVLCGYSIGGILAPVLGLTLMPIGGWRSIFWVAILPIFALPFLLKQLPETFSYLNRTNRKKEAVNTLRKIDPKLNISMNDTIKDIEVSTTKVPLMDLFKENRALSTVLFWLTFFCCLLMIFGLNTWLPNLMMRAGYELNSSLMFLIVLQVGAIVGTLIIGKLCDKFGSKKLLVPLYIAGAISLSLLSLGKDVNIFVIYILIAIAGAATIGSQNLVQAFVSQYFPAYIRSTALGTASGIGRVGGMIGPLMGGFLLTFALPMPMYFIAFAIPGLIAALALYLIPMQHASEEYKKTYQVKDVPKDVPNEVK
- a CDS encoding acyl-CoA thioesterase; translated protein: MGQNHPFDKATQLTEETPGVYKGHTSEKYANMIGPFGGVIASTLLRAVLEHPERLGEPAALTINYAAPVADGDFNIKATPTRTNRSTQHWYIVLSQNAKTVITGTAVTAQRRDTWSTTEIAFPNVPAAENVALPSIEGAPPWLQNYDIRIIKGAPLALSQTQSNNAHDSTTLQWIQDNPKRNLDFLSLTSICDAFFPRIWVRREKMVPIGTVSLTIYFHADSETLKMNGNREVLGHTRALKFYDGFFDQTGEIWSYDGNLLATTSQFVYYKE
- a CDS encoding tripartite tricarboxylate transporter substrate binding protein, with product MKRWGILIIIFSVVLASCGKENNSSASDKQFPNETIEIVAPASPGGGWDTTARAIQKIMIDEDLTKQNVNVINKPGGGGEVGWQYLKSRSPNTISINSSLLLSNKELGLSDLGTDDFTPIAILATEWISLTASNQSNLSSGKEVMEKLKKDPESLTIGVAPGLGNNDHLAFVQAAKEYGVDVDKIDFLVYKSGGDLQTALLGGHVDVASTAVSEVKEQHQTGKLKMLAVTSDKPVEGIEDVPTWEEQGVDVVFPHWRGVMGPKDMTPEQIAYWDETMQDVVKSDRWQKIRKNNDWENYYKDSEESEKFLKEQRKKYKKLVEDSGLK
- a CDS encoding FAD-dependent monooxygenase codes for the protein MLTLTLVQEYHQLSSHITLLKRQGFSFISRQKRWPMFDRKPIDKWSEGNFTLIGDAAHPMLQYLAQGACQALEDASFMADMLEKHETNYEKAFTEFEEERKPRTTFVQENARVWGEIIHGKNKVNNLLRNAILKARTEHDYQYVDQYHGGHFQSEEVSH